A stretch of DNA from Methanocalculus natronophilus:
GGATATGATCCGGATGCCTTTGAGTGCGATGGCTACTTTACCGGGTATGAAGGTGAAGCAGTCGCAGAAACAGATGCTGGCCACCCTATCCTCATTGAAGAGATGATAGGCTCAGGCCGCGTCATACTCACGACAGCACATGAATATCCATCACGTGCCTTTCTGACCGACTTCTGTTCATTGAAAAAGGAAAACTTCTTTTAGCTGGAACAGGTATGGTTGTTAGTGTTCCATTATGCACCGGTATAGTATTGCCCGCGATTCATCTGCCGATGACCTCGAATCGGTCCTGATGGCATTTCATACCATCCTCTCAGGCCTGCCCGTAACCGGAAGGTCAAAAGATAAGCCCGGCCTCCGGATAGAGGGTGGAAAAGCAGTTGACAGAGCCTATACGGGACCTGTTCTCGAAGAGGTGCTTGTGAAAAACCAGCTGGTGAAAACAAGGCCAGCAGAAGGCGCATATAAAGGAATCCCTGTGGTGGTTGCCCCTGTCAGGGACCTTGATGGAGATGTAATCGGCGCGATAGGTGTTGTTGATATAACCGGCATATTTGATCTTGCCACACTTATGGAACACCAGTCATTCATCCTCAGGCAGGTCTGTGGGACAGACCCCTGCCCAATTGATACAGAACAGATTATGGCAAAAAGGTAATTGCGATGACAAGTGCTGCGTTTAAGATTCTGAAGATCCTGGATGCATATGGTGAGCGGGTATCCGGGGAAACGATCAGCAGGGAGCTGGGCATCAGCAGATCAGCTGTATGGAAACATATCCAGGAACTGAAAAAACTTGGCTATGAGATTGAAGCCAGCCAGAAAGAAGGGTATCTGGTGACAAAGAGGACCACGCAACTGGTTCCCTATGAGATACAGCGTCTCCTCAAAACCAAAAAAATTGGATCTGATATCCATTATGTCGCAAGTACTCCTTCCACAATCTGGCTTGGCAAGCAGATGATAGGGGAGATTAAAGATGAGATTCCCGAGGGTCTTGTTATATTAGCCGAGGAGCAGACCGGCGGCATTGGGAGGCTTGGGCGTTCCTGGGCATCCCCTGCAGGCGGCATCTGGATGACAATCGTCCTCAAACCAGAAATCCCAATTGCACGGGTTTTTTCGATAATGATGGCCTCGTCAGTCGCTGTGGCACGGGCGATCAGGAGGGAGTTTGATCTTGGAGCATTAATCAAATGGCCTAACGACATCTTCATAGGGGATAAGAAGGTGGCCGGAATGCACCTGGAACTCTCGGCAGAAGCAGATACCATTCATTACTGCCTTCTTTCCGTTGGCATAGACGTCAATGTCTCGGTACCTGATCTGATGCCCGTCTTAAACCGTGAAGTGACGTCGATCTCAGCTGAGCTTGGCTATGATGTTGATCGATCCAGGTTTCTGGCACGTGTCCTGACTGAGTTTGAACGCCGGTATGGACTTGTGGAGCATAATGAATTTGAAGCCCTCCTCAGGGAATGGAAGAGTCTCTCCTGTACCCTTGAACACCGGGTTGAGATCAGGACACTGAAGAAGACATTTGTTGGCGAGGCAATTGACATCGATGAGCATGGTGCCCTGATCATCAGGAAAGACAACGGCAGGATTGAGCGGGTTATCGCCGGGGATTGTTACCTCCTCTGATCCCCCGTCTCGCCCCCGGCACCACTCTTTTTTTATCGTCAACCAGCATAGTACATTCAGGTTGACGATGTACGGGGATATTGAATATGCGCAGATATTGACAAAAACCGCAGCATTTACAGCACTCATCGCAGTCGGTGGCTGGGTATCAGTTACCATTCCGGTGCTGCCGCTTGTTCCCTTCACCCTCCAGACACTCTTTGTCCTGCTTGCAGCAGTTGTCATGAAACGGCATGCAGTCTATCCCGTC
This window harbors:
- a CDS encoding DUF2111 domain-containing protein; the encoded protein is MHRYSIARDSSADDLESVLMAFHTILSGLPVTGRSKDKPGLRIEGGKAVDRAYTGPVLEEVLVKNQLVKTRPAEGAYKGIPVVVAPVRDLDGDVIGAIGVVDITGIFDLATLMEHQSFILRQVCGTDPCPIDTEQIMAKR
- a CDS encoding biotin--[acetyl-CoA-carboxylase] ligase, producing the protein MTSAAFKILKILDAYGERVSGETISRELGISRSAVWKHIQELKKLGYEIEASQKEGYLVTKRTTQLVPYEIQRLLKTKKIGSDIHYVASTPSTIWLGKQMIGEIKDEIPEGLVILAEEQTGGIGRLGRSWASPAGGIWMTIVLKPEIPIARVFSIMMASSVAVARAIRREFDLGALIKWPNDIFIGDKKVAGMHLELSAEADTIHYCLLSVGIDVNVSVPDLMPVLNREVTSISAELGYDVDRSRFLARVLTEFERRYGLVEHNEFEALLREWKSLSCTLEHRVEIRTLKKTFVGEAIDIDEHGALIIRKDNGRIERVIAGDCYLL